The following proteins are co-located in the Mycolicibacterium goodii genome:
- a CDS encoding anthranilate synthase component I: MQTTANHPSSSTQTGTRAQGASLAETTSREDFRALAAEHRVVPVTRKVLADSETPLSAYRKLAANRPGTFLLESAENGRSWSRWSFIGAGAPSALTVRDNAAAWLGTAPEGAPSGGDPLQALRATLELLRTEAMPWLPPLSSGLVGFFAYDMVRRLERLPELAVDDLGLPDMLLLLATDIAAVDHHEGTITLIANAVNWNGTDERVDWAYDDAVARLDVMTKALGQPLSSAVATFSRPAPEHRAQRTIEEYTAIVDKLVGDIEAGEAFQVVPSQRFEMDTAADPLDVYRILRVTNPSPYMYLLNVPDADGGIDFSIVGSSPEALVTVTDGRATTHPIAGTRWRGATEEEDVLLEKELLADEKERAEHLMLVDLGRNDLGRVCRPGTVRVDDYSHIERYSHVMHLVSTVTGELAEDQTALDAVTACFPAGTLSGAPKVRAMELIEEVEKTRRGLYGGVVGYLDFAGNADFAIAIRTALMRNGTAYVQAGGGVVADSNGPYEYTEASNKARAVLNAIAAAATLAEP, encoded by the coding sequence GTGCAAACCACCGCCAACCACCCCTCGAGCTCCACGCAGACCGGCACGCGCGCACAGGGCGCCTCACTTGCCGAGACCACGTCGCGCGAGGACTTCCGGGCGCTGGCGGCCGAGCACCGTGTGGTGCCCGTCACCCGCAAGGTATTGGCCGACAGCGAGACGCCGCTGTCGGCCTACCGCAAGCTCGCCGCCAATCGGCCAGGGACGTTCCTGCTCGAATCGGCGGAGAACGGTCGATCGTGGTCGCGGTGGTCGTTCATCGGCGCGGGTGCGCCGTCGGCCCTGACCGTGCGCGACAACGCGGCCGCGTGGCTGGGGACGGCGCCCGAGGGCGCACCGAGCGGCGGCGATCCGCTGCAGGCGCTGCGCGCGACGCTGGAACTGCTGCGCACCGAGGCCATGCCGTGGCTGCCGCCGTTGTCGTCGGGCCTGGTCGGTTTCTTCGCCTACGACATGGTGCGGCGGCTGGAGCGGCTGCCGGAGCTCGCGGTCGACGATCTCGGGCTGCCGGACATGCTGCTGCTGCTCGCCACCGACATCGCCGCGGTCGACCACCACGAGGGCACCATCACGCTCATCGCCAACGCGGTGAACTGGAACGGCACCGACGAGCGGGTGGACTGGGCCTACGACGACGCCGTCGCGCGCCTCGATGTGATGACCAAGGCGCTCGGCCAGCCGTTGTCGTCGGCGGTGGCGACGTTCAGCCGGCCGGCTCCCGAACACCGCGCGCAGCGCACGATCGAGGAGTACACCGCGATCGTCGACAAACTGGTCGGCGACATCGAGGCCGGTGAGGCGTTCCAGGTCGTGCCGTCGCAGCGGTTCGAGATGGACACCGCGGCCGACCCGTTGGACGTCTACCGCATCCTGCGGGTCACCAACCCGAGCCCGTACATGTACCTGCTCAACGTCCCCGACGCCGACGGCGGCATCGACTTCTCGATCGTCGGGTCGAGCCCGGAGGCGCTGGTGACGGTGACCGACGGACGTGCCACCACGCACCCGATCGCGGGCACACGGTGGCGCGGCGCCACCGAGGAAGAGGACGTGCTGCTGGAGAAGGAGCTGCTGGCCGACGAGAAGGAACGCGCCGAGCACCTGATGCTCGTCGACCTCGGCCGCAACGACCTCGGCCGGGTGTGCCGGCCGGGCACCGTCCGCGTCGACGACTACAGCCACATCGAGCGCTACAGCCACGTCATGCATCTCGTGTCGACGGTCACCGGGGAACTGGCCGAGGACCAGACCGCCCTGGACGCGGTGACGGCCTGTTTCCCGGCGGGCACGCTCTCGGGTGCGCCGAAGGTACGGGCCATGGAGTTGATCGAAGAGGTCGAAAAGACGCGTCGTGGTCTCTATGGCGGCGTCGTCGGCTACCTGGACTTCGCGGGCAACGCCGACTTCGCGATCGCGATCCGCACCGCGCTGATGCGCAACGGCACCGCCTATGTGCAGGCCGGCGGGGGAGTCGTGGCCGATTCCAACGGGCCCTATGAGTACACCGAGGCCTCAAACAAGGCCCGCGCGGTGCTCAACGCGATCGCCGCCGCGGCAACCCTGGCGGAGCCATGA
- the lgt gene encoding prolipoprotein diacylglyceryl transferase, with amino-acid sequence MTTTVLAYLPSPSQGVWHLGPVPLRAYALCIIVGIVAALIIGDRRWQARGGEPGVIYDIALWAVPFGLIGGRVYHVITDWTTYFGPTGKGFGAALQIWEGGLGIWGAVALGAVGAWIACRLRGIPLPAFGDAIAPGIILAQGIGRLGNYFNQELYGRPTTLPWGLEIYERLNSAGRPDQLNGVSTGQVTAVVHPTFLYELLWNLAVFGFLIWVDRKFRIGHGRLFALYVAAYCVGRFCVELMRSDTATEFAGIRVNTFTSTFVFIGAVVYIMLAPKGREEPETLRGKAATEAEEAEEESLVDAAGKELVTAAAGTGVVAAATVAGREDSDEAVDDTDAATASAEPDETDEAETESAAAVLTPDIGEEEPVDGEASDEEAFDEEAIDEEADAAAGDTADDQAVESEVAAEEPADELVELESEDEPADETETESAAAVLTPDIGEEERVDGEASDQEAIDEAAIDEEAIDEEADAAAGDTADDQAVESEVAAEEPADELVELESEGGPADEAAEVEAEAEPEIEAASIDAEEAAVTDSADTEDEAVEAAEADAEASAELEPEPEGDEVESADDTGTESAETAEIAEEEDSEATGEEAAEADTEAQPEDAQAESAEAEEAAPEATDSEAAEVIEADAQPAEAPADAEAEPEAEGDEVESADGTGTESAETAEIAEEEDSETAGDAAAEEDTEAQPETAEVEEAAPEATDSEVTDAETADSEVADVVEADAQSAEAPADAEPADAQAEATDGETTTQDTDTQETDTGDTDTGDADAEPTATVTEDEGPEAEPARPADEAEDAGATEDGGEHADSAEGGEDAKDNETSEAPAGPTLVATEPVSQEKGRFRRWLRRSR; translated from the coding sequence TTGACCACAACCGTGCTCGCATACCTGCCCAGCCCCTCTCAGGGCGTCTGGCATCTGGGCCCGGTACCGCTCCGCGCTTACGCGCTGTGCATCATCGTCGGCATCGTCGCCGCGTTGATCATCGGTGACCGCCGCTGGCAGGCCCGGGGCGGCGAGCCCGGCGTCATCTACGACATCGCGCTGTGGGCCGTCCCGTTCGGTCTGATCGGCGGGCGGGTCTACCACGTCATCACCGACTGGACGACCTACTTCGGCCCCACCGGAAAAGGATTCGGCGCCGCGCTGCAGATCTGGGAGGGCGGCCTTGGTATCTGGGGCGCTGTCGCGCTCGGCGCCGTGGGCGCGTGGATCGCCTGCCGTCTGCGCGGAATCCCGTTGCCCGCGTTCGGTGATGCGATTGCACCTGGCATCATCCTGGCGCAGGGGATCGGCCGGCTGGGCAACTACTTCAACCAGGAACTCTATGGACGGCCGACCACGCTGCCGTGGGGCCTGGAGATCTACGAGCGGCTCAACTCCGCCGGGCGGCCCGATCAGCTCAACGGGGTGTCCACCGGCCAGGTGACGGCCGTGGTCCATCCCACGTTCCTGTACGAGTTGTTGTGGAACCTGGCGGTTTTCGGCTTCCTCATCTGGGTGGACCGCAAGTTCCGCATCGGTCATGGGCGGCTGTTCGCCCTCTACGTGGCCGCGTACTGCGTCGGCAGGTTCTGCGTCGAGTTGATGCGCAGCGACACCGCCACCGAGTTCGCAGGCATCCGCGTCAACACCTTCACGTCGACGTTCGTGTTCATCGGCGCCGTGGTGTACATCATGCTCGCACCCAAGGGCCGCGAGGAGCCGGAGACGTTGCGCGGCAAGGCGGCAACCGAGGCCGAGGAGGCTGAGGAGGAGTCGCTGGTCGACGCCGCGGGCAAGGAACTGGTCACGGCCGCCGCGGGAACCGGTGTGGTGGCCGCCGCGACCGTGGCGGGACGTGAGGACTCCGACGAAGCGGTCGACGACACCGACGCGGCAACCGCTTCCGCAGAACCCGACGAGACCGACGAGGCCGAGACCGAGTCGGCTGCTGCCGTGCTCACCCCGGATATCGGCGAGGAGGAGCCGGTCGACGGCGAGGCTTCCGACGAGGAGGCCTTCGACGAAGAGGCCATCGATGAAGAGGCTGATGCGGCTGCCGGCGATACGGCTGACGACCAGGCCGTCGAGTCTGAGGTAGCGGCGGAGGAACCGGCCGACGAACTGGTCGAACTGGAGTCCGAGGACGAACCCGCCGACGAGACCGAGACCGAGTCGGCTGCTGCCGTGCTCACCCCGGATATCGGCGAGGAGGAGCGGGTCGACGGCGAGGCTTCCGACCAGGAGGCCATCGACGAAGCGGCTATCGATGAAGAGGCCATCGACGAAGAGGCTGATGCGGCTGCCGGCGATACGGCTGACGACCAGGCCGTCGAGTCCGAGGTAGCGGCGGAGGAACCGGCCGACGAACTGGTCGAACTGGAGTCCGAGGGCGGACCCGCCGACGAGGCCGCCGAAGTCGAGGCGGAAGCCGAGCCCGAAATCGAGGCCGCGTCGATCGACGCCGAGGAAGCCGCAGTGACCGACTCTGCCGACACCGAAGACGAGGCGGTCGAGGCTGCAGAGGCAGACGCGGAAGCATCCGCCGAACTCGAACCCGAACCCGAGGGCGACGAAGTCGAGTCTGCCGACGACACCGGCACCGAAAGCGCGGAAACTGCCGAGATCGCCGAAGAGGAAGATTCCGAAGCCACGGGTGAGGAGGCAGCGGAGGCGGACACCGAGGCCCAGCCGGAAGACGCGCAGGCCGAGAGCGCGGAGGCAGAGGAGGCCGCTCCGGAGGCCACTGACTCCGAGGCCGCCGAGGTCATCGAGGCCGATGCGCAGCCGGCGGAGGCGCCGGCCGACGCCGAAGCCGAACCGGAAGCCGAGGGCGACGAAGTCGAGTCTGCCGACGGGACCGGCACCGAAAGCGCGGAAACTGCCGAGATCGCCGAAGAGGAAGACTCCGAAACCGCCGGTGACGCGGCAGCGGAGGAGGACACCGAGGCCCAGCCCGAGACCGCCGAGGTAGAGGAGGCCGCTCCGGAGGCCACTGACTCCGAGGTCACCGACGCCGAGACCGCGGATTCCGAGGTCGCCGACGTGGTCGAGGCCGACGCCCAGTCAGCGGAAGCGCCGGCCGACGCCGAGCCCGCAGATGCCCAAGCCGAGGCCACCGACGGCGAGACGACGACTCAGGACACCGACACCCAGGAAACCGACACCGGGGACACCGACACCGGGGACGCCGACGCCGAGCCCACCGCCACGGTGACCGAGGACGAAGGGCCGGAAGCCGAACCGGCCCGGCCAGCCGACGAAGCCGAGGACGCCGGCGCCACCGAAGACGGTGGCGAGCACGCCGACAGTGCCGAGGGCGGCGAGGACGCGAAGGACAACGAGACGTCCGAAGCCCCGGCCGGACCGACACTGGTCGCAACCGAGCCGGTGAGCCAGGAAAAGGGCCGATTCCGCAGGTGGTTGCGACGGAGCCGGTAA
- a CDS encoding peroxiredoxin: MTSIGTGDTVAEFELPDQTGQIRGLSSLLDDGPVVLFFYPAAMTPGCTKEACHFRDLAQEFAAVGANPVGISTDPVAKQARFADMQRFDFPLLSDADGAVAARFGVKRGLLGKLMPVKRTTFVIDTDRTVLAVISSEINMDAHADRALQVLRSR; this comes from the coding sequence ATGACTTCCATAGGGACGGGCGACACCGTCGCCGAGTTCGAACTGCCGGATCAAACCGGTCAGATCCGTGGCTTGTCGAGTTTGCTCGACGACGGCCCCGTGGTGCTGTTCTTCTATCCGGCGGCCATGACCCCAGGATGTACCAAAGAGGCCTGCCATTTCCGTGATCTGGCGCAAGAATTCGCCGCGGTCGGCGCGAATCCGGTCGGTATCAGCACCGATCCGGTCGCCAAGCAGGCCAGGTTCGCCGACATGCAGCGCTTCGACTTCCCGCTGCTCTCCGATGCCGATGGCGCGGTGGCCGCACGGTTCGGCGTCAAGCGGGGCTTGCTCGGCAAACTCATGCCGGTCAAGCGCACCACGTTCGTGATCGACACCGACCGCACGGTCCTCGCGGTGATCTCCAGCGAGATCAACATGGACGCGCACGCCGACAGGGCGCTGCAGGTGCTCAGGTCGCGTTGA
- the trpA gene encoding tryptophan synthase subunit alpha encodes MSRLGALFETCRAEDRAALIGYLPTGFPDVPTSIAAMTALVESGCDLVEVGVPYSDPGMDGPTIAAATETALAGGVRVRDTLTAVEAISNAGGRAVVMTYWNPVLRKGVDNFARDLANAGGYGLITPDLIPEEADEWLAASEAHDLDRIFLVAPSSTNERLVSTIAASRGFVYAASTMGVTGARDAVSSAAPELVQRIREVSDIPVGVGLGVRSGEQAAQIGSYSDGVIVGSALVAALREGVDAVRGLTAELAGGVRRRASA; translated from the coding sequence ATGAGCCGACTGGGCGCACTGTTCGAGACCTGCCGCGCCGAAGACCGCGCGGCGCTGATCGGCTATCTGCCGACCGGGTTCCCCGACGTCCCGACCTCGATCGCCGCGATGACCGCGCTGGTCGAATCCGGTTGCGATCTCGTGGAAGTCGGCGTTCCGTACTCCGATCCCGGCATGGACGGCCCGACGATCGCCGCGGCGACCGAGACCGCGCTGGCCGGGGGTGTGCGGGTGCGCGACACGCTTACCGCGGTCGAGGCGATCAGCAACGCCGGCGGCCGCGCCGTGGTGATGACGTACTGGAATCCGGTGCTGCGCAAGGGCGTTGACAACTTCGCTCGCGACCTGGCGAACGCGGGCGGCTACGGTCTGATCACCCCGGACCTGATCCCCGAGGAAGCCGACGAGTGGCTGGCGGCCTCCGAGGCCCACGATCTCGACCGCATCTTCCTGGTCGCACCGTCGTCGACGAACGAACGACTGGTCAGCACCATCGCCGCATCGCGCGGATTCGTCTACGCCGCCTCGACCATGGGGGTTACCGGTGCCCGCGACGCGGTGTCGTCGGCCGCACCGGAACTGGTGCAGCGCATCCGCGAGGTGTCCGACATCCCGGTCGGGGTGGGGTTGGGCGTCCGCTCGGGTGAGCAGGCCGCCCAGATCGGCTCGTACAGTGACGGCGTGATCGTCGGCTCGGCTCTGGTCGCCGCGCTGCGGGAGGGTGTGGACGCGGTGCGCGGCCTCACCGCGGAACTCGCCGGTGGTGTTCGGCGGAGGGCGTCAGCTTGA
- a CDS encoding DUF2752 domain-containing protein, translating into MEPSGQVDSRRLRRAALGAGGLFAGALAYIGIADPHRPGFLFPPCPFKWLTGWDCPGCGGLRMTHDLLHGDIAAAAVDNVFTLVGLPLLLAWMIVRRRTGKPVFPPPVVAVILVAAAAWTVVRNLPGFPLVPTMVPA; encoded by the coding sequence ATGGAACCTAGCGGGCAGGTCGACAGCCGCCGCCTGAGGCGCGCTGCGCTCGGTGCGGGTGGGTTGTTCGCCGGTGCACTGGCCTACATCGGCATCGCCGATCCGCACCGGCCGGGGTTCCTGTTCCCGCCGTGCCCGTTCAAGTGGCTCACGGGCTGGGATTGTCCTGGGTGCGGGGGGCTGCGGATGACGCACGATCTGCTGCACGGCGACATCGCGGCCGCCGCGGTCGACAACGTGTTCACATTGGTCGGCCTGCCGTTGCTGCTCGCTTGGATGATCGTGCGGCGCCGCACGGGAAAGCCGGTGTTCCCGCCGCCGGTCGTCGCTGTGATCTTGGTGGCCGCCGCGGCGTGGACCGTGGTGCGCAACCTGCCCGGCTTCCCGCTGGTGCCGACAATGGTCCCCGCGTAG
- a CDS encoding NINE protein — translation MTDSPSAGGFDPGSPPPYPPPAGYPPPAGYPPPPGYGPTYGDPSAPYGRHPVTGEPFSDKSKVIAGLLQLIGLIGFVGFGRIYMGQTAFGIVQLLVGLVTCGVGAVIWGAVDAVLILTDKVRDPQGRPLRDGT, via the coding sequence ATGACTGACTCGCCGTCGGCCGGTGGCTTCGATCCTGGATCGCCGCCGCCCTATCCACCGCCGGCGGGATATCCACCGCCCGCGGGATACCCGCCACCACCGGGTTACGGGCCCACGTACGGCGATCCCTCCGCACCGTACGGTCGGCACCCGGTGACCGGGGAGCCGTTCTCGGACAAGTCCAAGGTCATCGCGGGCCTGCTGCAGTTGATCGGACTGATCGGTTTCGTCGGATTCGGGCGCATCTACATGGGTCAGACCGCCTTCGGCATCGTCCAGCTGCTGGTCGGGCTGGTGACCTGTGGAGTCGGCGCCGTCATCTGGGGTGCGGTCGATGCGGTCCTGATCCTGACCGACAAGGTGCGCGATCCGCAGGGTCGCCCACTGCGCGATGGAACCTAG
- the trpB gene encoding tryptophan synthase subunit beta encodes MAYHAGPDLPRSSAGVAEPTSHDPDARGHFGPYGGRLVPEALMAVIEEVTAAYEKARGDQTFLDELDRLQRHYSGRPSPLYEATRLSEHAGGARLFLKREDLNHTGSHKINNVLGQALLARQMGKTRVIAETGAGQHGVATATACALLGLGCVIYMGAVDTARQALNVARMRLLGATVVSVEAGSKTLKDAINEAFRDWVTNADETYYCFGTAAGPHPFPLMVRDFQRIIGMEARVQVQDQAGRLPDAVTACVGGGSNAIGIFHAFIDDPGVRLVGFEAAGDGVETGRHAATFTGGSPGAFQGSFSYLLQDEDGQTIESHSISAGLDYPGVGPEHALLKDIGRAEYRPITDTEAMDAFRLLCRTEGIIPAIESAHAVAGALKLGQELGAGSVVVVNLSGRGDKDVETAAKWFGLLDDGQGEGEAR; translated from the coding sequence ATGGCGTATCACGCCGGCCCGGACCTGCCGCGATCCAGCGCAGGGGTGGCCGAACCCACGTCCCACGACCCCGACGCCCGCGGGCACTTCGGCCCCTACGGGGGCCGTCTCGTTCCCGAGGCGTTGATGGCGGTGATCGAGGAGGTCACCGCCGCCTATGAGAAGGCCCGCGGCGATCAGACCTTCCTCGACGAACTGGACCGCCTGCAGCGCCACTACAGCGGCAGGCCGTCGCCGCTGTACGAGGCGACGCGGTTGTCCGAGCACGCCGGCGGCGCGCGGCTCTTCCTCAAGCGGGAAGACTTGAACCACACCGGATCTCACAAGATCAACAATGTGCTGGGGCAGGCCCTGCTGGCACGGCAGATGGGCAAGACGCGGGTCATCGCCGAGACCGGTGCCGGTCAGCACGGTGTGGCCACCGCGACCGCGTGCGCACTGCTCGGCCTGGGGTGCGTCATCTACATGGGCGCGGTCGACACCGCCCGTCAGGCGCTCAACGTCGCCCGCATGCGACTGCTCGGCGCGACGGTGGTTTCGGTCGAGGCGGGTTCCAAGACCCTCAAGGACGCCATCAACGAGGCCTTCCGCGACTGGGTGACCAACGCCGACGAGACCTACTACTGCTTCGGCACCGCCGCAGGCCCGCATCCGTTCCCGCTCATGGTCCGTGATTTCCAGCGGATCATCGGCATGGAGGCCCGGGTGCAGGTTCAGGACCAGGCCGGCCGGCTGCCCGATGCGGTGACCGCCTGTGTCGGCGGGGGATCCAACGCCATCGGCATCTTCCACGCCTTCATCGACGATCCGGGTGTGCGCCTGGTCGGTTTCGAGGCCGCGGGCGACGGGGTGGAGACCGGCAGGCATGCCGCGACCTTCACGGGTGGTTCGCCCGGTGCGTTCCAGGGCTCGTTCTCCTACCTGTTGCAGGACGAGGACGGGCAGACCATCGAATCCCACTCGATCTCGGCCGGCCTGGACTATCCGGGCGTCGGGCCCGAGCACGCGCTGCTCAAAGACATCGGGCGGGCCGAGTACCGGCCCATCACCGACACCGAGGCGATGGACGCGTTCCGGTTGTTGTGCCGCACCGAGGGCATCATCCCGGCCATCGAATCCGCGCATGCCGTTGCCGGTGCGCTCAAGCTGGGTCAGGAACTCGGCGCGGGTTCGGTCGTCGTCGTCAACCTGTCCGGTCGCGGTGACAAGGACGTCGAGACGGCGGCGAAGTGGTTCGGCCTGCTCGACGACGGACAGGGCGAAGGAGAAGCCCGATGA
- a CDS encoding TIGR02234 family membrane protein, which translates to MTRAAQALLVVAALALWVASRFSWVEVRSFDGLGQPKTTALTGASWSTALIPLALLVLAAAVAALAVRGWPLRLLAILVAVASAGMGYLAISLWVIEDVAVRAADLALVPVAQLTGTHRFYTGAVITLGAAVCTLIGAVLLMRSAKGAQRSVATRYATPAARRAATQHDVPSESMSERMIWDALDEGHDPTGDRDDEDRRGGDR; encoded by the coding sequence ATGACCCGCGCAGCCCAGGCCCTTCTCGTGGTGGCAGCCCTGGCACTGTGGGTCGCGTCGCGGTTCAGCTGGGTCGAGGTGCGGTCGTTCGACGGACTCGGGCAACCCAAGACCACGGCGCTGACCGGTGCATCCTGGTCGACGGCACTGATCCCGCTCGCGCTGCTGGTGTTGGCCGCCGCGGTGGCGGCCCTGGCCGTGCGCGGGTGGCCCCTGCGGTTGCTGGCCATCCTGGTGGCCGTCGCCAGTGCCGGGATGGGTTATCTGGCGATCAGCCTGTGGGTGATCGAGGACGTCGCCGTCCGCGCGGCTGACCTGGCTCTGGTCCCGGTCGCGCAGCTCACCGGAACCCACCGCTTCTACACCGGTGCGGTGATCACGCTCGGCGCCGCCGTTTGCACGCTGATCGGTGCGGTGCTGCTCATGCGATCGGCCAAGGGTGCGCAACGCAGCGTCGCGACGCGCTATGCGACGCCGGCGGCCCGTCGGGCGGCCACCCAACACGACGTACCCAGCGAATCCATGTCCGAACGGATGATCTGGGACGCGCTCGATGAAGGACACGATCCGACGGGGGATCGAGACGATGAAGACAGAAGGGGCGGTGACAGATGA
- the trpC gene encoding indole-3-glycerol phosphate synthase TrpC → MSSATVLDSIIEGVRADVAAREAVISLDEIKQRAKQAPPPLNVMAALREPGIGVIAEVKRASPSRGELANIGDPAELARAYQDGGARVISVLTEQRRFNGSLDDLDAVRAAVSIPVLRKDFIVRPYQIHEARAHGADMLLLIVAALEQPVLESLLERTESLGMTALVEVHTEEEADRALKAGASVIGVNARNLKTLEVDRDVFGRIAPGLPSNVIRVAESGVRGTADLLAYAGAGADAVLVGEGLVTSGDPRSAVADLVTAGTHPSCPKPAR, encoded by the coding sequence ATGAGTTCGGCCACAGTGCTCGACTCCATCATCGAGGGAGTCCGCGCCGATGTAGCCGCCCGCGAGGCTGTCATCAGCCTTGACGAGATCAAACAGCGGGCCAAGCAGGCGCCGCCGCCGCTGAACGTCATGGCCGCCCTGCGGGAACCCGGAATCGGTGTCATCGCGGAGGTCAAGCGTGCGAGCCCCTCGCGCGGCGAACTGGCCAACATCGGTGACCCTGCCGAGTTGGCACGGGCCTACCAGGACGGCGGCGCGCGGGTGATCAGCGTGCTGACCGAGCAACGCCGGTTCAACGGGTCGCTGGACGATCTCGACGCGGTGCGGGCAGCGGTGTCAATTCCGGTGCTGCGCAAGGATTTCATCGTCCGGCCGTATCAGATCCATGAGGCCAGGGCGCACGGTGCCGACATGCTGCTGCTGATCGTGGCTGCCCTCGAACAGCCGGTCCTTGAGTCACTGCTGGAGCGCACCGAATCCCTCGGGATGACCGCTCTGGTCGAGGTGCACACCGAGGAGGAGGCCGACCGGGCGCTCAAGGCTGGCGCGTCGGTGATCGGCGTGAACGCCCGCAACCTCAAGACCCTCGAGGTGGACCGCGACGTCTTCGGGCGGATCGCTCCCGGCCTGCCCAGCAATGTCATCCGAGTGGCGGAGTCCGGGGTCCGCGGCACCGCCGACCTGCTGGCCTACGCAGGCGCGGGCGCCGATGCCGTGCTCGTCGGTGAGGGCCTGGTGACCAGCGGGGATCCCCGCAGCGCGGTCGCCGACCTGGTCACCGCAGGCACGCACCCGTCCTGCCCGAAACCGGCTCGCTGA